Proteins found in one Polyodon spathula isolate WHYD16114869_AA chromosome 42, ASM1765450v1, whole genome shotgun sequence genomic segment:
- the LOC121305323 gene encoding dolichyl-diphosphooligosaccharide--protein glycosyltransferase subunit dad1-like has protein sequence MSNSVLCVISRFLHEYGGSTPNKLKLVDAYMLYIVLTGAMQFLYCLLVGTFPFNSFLSGFISCVGCFILAVCLRIQVNPNNKGEFLGISPERAFADFLFAHTVLHLVVVNFIG, from the exons atgtCTAACTCGGTGCTTTGTGTAATTTCTCGGTTTTTGCATGAATACGGCGGCTCCACGCCGAACAAGCTGAAGTTGGTGGACGCCTATATGCTGTACATTGTGCTGACCGGAGCGATGCAGTTCTTGTACTGCCTGCTGGTGGGAACTTTCCCCTTCAATTCATTCCTGTCCGGGTTCATATCGTGTGTCGGCTGCTTCATCCTCGCAG tGTGTCTTCGTATCCAGGTAAACCCCAACAACAAGGGGGAATTCCTGGGGATCTCCCCGGAACGTGCGTTTGCTGACTTCCTGTTCGCTCACACAGTCCTGCACCTGGTGGTCGTCAATTTCATTGGCTGA
- the abhd4 gene encoding (Lyso)-N-acylphosphatidylethanolamine lipase isoform X2, which produces MSLLKNTEAKILACIRNDLVSRFVSLPSQDKIWTLTVNPNQNQAASSKTSIGSTQTSHTSIHSMGRTPLVLVHGFGGGVGLWVHNLDALSQKRTVHAFDLLGFGRSSRPAFSTDPGQAENQLVHSIEEWRRAMGLESVILLGHSLGGYLAASYALAHPQRVRHLILVDPWGFPEHPPARPQTGESSGGEVKPSGPPLWVKGVASVLMYFNPLAVIRAAGPWGPGLVKRFRPDFKRKFEDLFEDNTMTDYIYHCNAQIPSGEIAFRAMSESFGWAKCPMLPRMPLLSQDTPMTVLYGSLSWVDSSTGERIRTLRPGSYVKNIIIEGASHHVYADQPDEFNRVIQEICDSVN; this is translated from the exons ATGTCGCTGCTGAAGAACACCGAGGCCAAGATCCTCGcct GTATTCGCAATGATCTAGTATCTCGTTTCGTGTCTCTACCAAGCCAAGACAAAATCTGGACATTGACCGTCAACCCCAACCAGAACCAAGCAGCTTCCTCCAAGACCAGTATCGGCTCCACTCAGACCAGTCATACCAGTATTCACAGTATGGGGCGGACTCCGCTGGTGCTGGTTCACggttttgggggtggggtggggctcTGGGTGCATAATTTGGACGCTCTGTCCCAGAAGAGGACTGTCCACGCTTTTGACCTGCTTGGTTTCGGGAGAAGCTCGCGTCCTGCCTTCAGTACTGATCCAGGGCAAGCGGAGAACCAATTGGTGCACTCCATTGAGGAGTGGAGGCGGGCCATGGGGCTGGAGAGTGTGATCCTGTTGGGCCACAGCCTGGGAGGGTACCTTGCTGCTTCTTATGCTTTGGCACACCCTCAGAG GGTGCGTCACCTGATCCTCGTGGACCCCTGGGGGTTCCCTGAGCACCCCCCCGCTCGGCCCCAGACAGGAGAGTCCTCCGGCGGGGAGGTGAAGCCCAGCGGACCCCCTCTCTGGGTCAAAGGCGTGGCCAGCGTCCTGATGTACTTCAACCCACTGGCTGTGATCCGAGCAGCGGGACCCTGGG GACCTGGTTTAGTAAAAAGGTTTCGTCCTGATTTCAAGAGAAAGTTTGAAGACCTCTTTGAGGACAACACCATGACTGATTACATCTACCACTGCAACGCGCAGATACCCAG tggTGAGATTGCATTCAGAGCCATGTCTGAGTCTTTTGGCTGGGCGAAGTGCCCCATGCTCCCCCGAATGCCACTCCTGTCCCAGGACACTCCCATGACTGTCCTGTACGGGTCGCTCTCCTGGGTCGACAGCAGCACAGGGGAGAGGATCCGGACCCTGAGGCCGGGATCCTACGTGAAGAATATT aTTATAGAGGGCGCCTCCCACCACGTCTACGCCGACCAGCCTGACGAATTCAACAGAGTCATCCAAGAAATCTGCGACTCTGTCAATTGA
- the abhd4 gene encoding (Lyso)-N-acylphosphatidylethanolamine lipase isoform X1 — MDEELEADAPGWLSSWVPSWRPTSMSLLKNTEAKILACIRNDLVSRFVSLPSQDKIWTLTVNPNQNQAASSKTSIGSTQTSHTSIHSMGRTPLVLVHGFGGGVGLWVHNLDALSQKRTVHAFDLLGFGRSSRPAFSTDPGQAENQLVHSIEEWRRAMGLESVILLGHSLGGYLAASYALAHPQRVRHLILVDPWGFPEHPPARPQTGESSGGEVKPSGPPLWVKGVASVLMYFNPLAVIRAAGPWGPGLVKRFRPDFKRKFEDLFEDNTMTDYIYHCNAQIPSGEIAFRAMSESFGWAKCPMLPRMPLLSQDTPMTVLYGSLSWVDSSTGERIRTLRPGSYVKNIIIEGASHHVYADQPDEFNRVIQEICDSVN, encoded by the exons ATGGACGAGGAGCTTGAAGCGGA CGCTCCGGGTTGGCTGTCTAGCTGGGTCCCGTCTTGGCGCCCGACATCCATGTCGCTGCTGAAGAACACCGAGGCCAAGATCCTCGcct GTATTCGCAATGATCTAGTATCTCGTTTCGTGTCTCTACCAAGCCAAGACAAAATCTGGACATTGACCGTCAACCCCAACCAGAACCAAGCAGCTTCCTCCAAGACCAGTATCGGCTCCACTCAGACCAGTCATACCAGTATTCACAGTATGGGGCGGACTCCGCTGGTGCTGGTTCACggttttgggggtggggtggggctcTGGGTGCATAATTTGGACGCTCTGTCCCAGAAGAGGACTGTCCACGCTTTTGACCTGCTTGGTTTCGGGAGAAGCTCGCGTCCTGCCTTCAGTACTGATCCAGGGCAAGCGGAGAACCAATTGGTGCACTCCATTGAGGAGTGGAGGCGGGCCATGGGGCTGGAGAGTGTGATCCTGTTGGGCCACAGCCTGGGAGGGTACCTTGCTGCTTCTTATGCTTTGGCACACCCTCAGAG GGTGCGTCACCTGATCCTCGTGGACCCCTGGGGGTTCCCTGAGCACCCCCCCGCTCGGCCCCAGACAGGAGAGTCCTCCGGCGGGGAGGTGAAGCCCAGCGGACCCCCTCTCTGGGTCAAAGGCGTGGCCAGCGTCCTGATGTACTTCAACCCACTGGCTGTGATCCGAGCAGCGGGACCCTGGG GACCTGGTTTAGTAAAAAGGTTTCGTCCTGATTTCAAGAGAAAGTTTGAAGACCTCTTTGAGGACAACACCATGACTGATTACATCTACCACTGCAACGCGCAGATACCCAG tggTGAGATTGCATTCAGAGCCATGTCTGAGTCTTTTGGCTGGGCGAAGTGCCCCATGCTCCCCCGAATGCCACTCCTGTCCCAGGACACTCCCATGACTGTCCTGTACGGGTCGCTCTCCTGGGTCGACAGCAGCACAGGGGAGAGGATCCGGACCCTGAGGCCGGGATCCTACGTGAAGAATATT aTTATAGAGGGCGCCTCCCACCACGTCTACGCCGACCAGCCTGACGAATTCAACAGAGTCATCCAAGAAATCTGCGACTCTGTCAATTGA